A region from the Vigna radiata var. radiata cultivar VC1973A unplaced genomic scaffold, Vradiata_ver6 scaffold_149, whole genome shotgun sequence genome encodes:
- the LOC106780610 gene encoding LOB domain-containing protein 2, producing the protein MQRNSSGMHPACAACKHQRKKCSENCILAPYFPSNRSREFHAVHKVFGVSNITKLVKNAREDDRRRVVDSLTWEACCRQRDPIHGPYGEYTKVFNEYKKVLDELKRFRSQHQMLQFPSLGFKSVQEKAEEDYLHGKKNAIIDSDIYNTYCSSYLQEFQNLRPEVLIPFQHHHSQPYYITGDQFKQ; encoded by the exons ATGCAAAGAAATAGCAGTGGAATGCATCCTGCATGTGCAGCATGCAAGCATCAAAGGAAGAAATGCAGTGAAAACTGCATATTGGCACCTTACTTTCCATCAAACAGAAGCCGTGAGTTTCATGCTGTGCACAAGGTTTTTGGTGTGAGCAACATAACAAAGTTGGTAAAGAATGCTAGAGAGGATGATAGAAGAAGAGTGGTGGATTCATTGACATGGGAAGCATGTTGCAGACAGAGAGACCCTATTCATGGCCCTTATGGAGAGTACACAAAGGTTTTCAATGAGTACAAGAAAGTGTTGGATGAACTCAAGAGATTCAGAAGCCAACACCAGATGTTGCAGTTTCCCTCTCTAGGGTTCAAGTCTGTGCAAGAGAAAGCTGAAGAAGATTATCTGCATGGGAAAAAGAATGCTATTATTGATTCTGATATTTACAACACTTATTGTTCCAGTTATTTGCAAGAGTTTCAGAATCTCAGGCCTGAAGTTCTCATACCCTTTCAGCATCATCACTCTCAACCATACTACATTACAG GTGATCAATTCAAACAATGA
- the LOC106780617 gene encoding glucosidase 2 subunit beta yields the protein MNSHCFLRFPLSCFFLFVFAPCCFSHPSLLGVHPLDEKYYSSEVIKCRDGSKSFTRDRLNDNFCDCPDGTDEPGTSACPAAKFYCRNLGSKPQFIVSSHVNDHFCDCCDGSDEHDGIICCPNTCVMGGNAESKISFCKSNKKEVKSDESVHNVTGLKLVFILQMVLVIFLVFLWSFRCRTRSRKRLHH from the exons ATGAATTCCCATTGCTTCTTACGTTTCcctttatcatgtttttttctcttcGTTTTTGCCCCATGTTGTTTTTCACACCCTTCACTCCTTGGTGTACACCCCCTAG ATGAGAAATATTATAGCTCTGAGGTGATCAAGTGCAGGGATGGATCAAAATCCTTCACCAGAGACCGTCTTAATGACAATTTCTGTGACTGCCCTGATGGCACTGATGAACCTG GGACTTCAGCTTGCCCTGCCGCAAAGTTTTATTGCAGAAACCTTGGTAGCAAGCCACAGTTTATAGTTTCTTCTCATGTTAATGATCACTTTTGTG ATTGTTGTGACGGGAGTGATGAACATGATGGAATCATTTGTTGCCCAAACACATGTGTCATGGGTGGAAATGCAGAGTCGAAAATTAGCTTTTGcaagtcaaataaaaaagaagtgaaGTCGGACGAATCAGTTCATAACGTTACTG GTTTGAAGTTGGTGTTTATTCTACAAATGGTTCTGGTTATTTTTCTGGTATTTCTCTGGAGTTTCCGATGCCGCACAAGATCAAGGAAGAGACTTCACCATTGA